GTATGGAAGAAATCGTAAATAAGGTCGCCAATTCGGCGTTGGAAGTTTTTGATCTCGAAGATTATTATCCGAAAGGGCAACGCATGCAGCTCGACATTTCCCAATGGCTTTACGAAGGCTTCATATTAAAGGAAAAAGATTTCCGTGAAAGCCTTAAAAACCATGACTGGTTGCAATACCAGGATGCCTATGTTGCTGTGCATTGCAGTACGGATGCCATTCTACCGGCCTGGGCTTCGGTTTTGGTGACGATCTATCTGACACCTTTCGCCAAAAAAACAATCGATGGTAACCTGGCAGACATCGACACGGCCTTATACC
This genomic stretch from Flavobacterium pallidum harbors:
- a CDS encoding DUF2480 family protein, with protein sequence MEEIVNKVANSALEVFDLEDYYPKGQRMQLDISQWLYEGFILKEKDFRESLKNHDWLQYQDAYVAVHCSTDAILPAWASVLVTIYLTPFAKKTIDGNLADIDTALYQEILENLDYNIYKDKPLIIKGCSKKPVPMSAYVLAAQKLQPFAKSIMYGEACSAVPLYKRK